The Desulfovibrio piger DNA segment GGCGGTGGTCACAGCGGGGCGCACGGCCGAATGGAAGTGCTTCATGCCCATGACGTAGCAGGCCACGGTGGTGAAGTAACCACCGGCGGCCAGACACACGCCGCAGAGCAGGTCGAAGCCGATCCACATGCCCCAGGGCATGGTATCGGACAGGTTGGTGATGGAGCCGATACCCTGGGTGAAGCGGATGAAGGTCAGTACGAAGCCCACGACCAGGATGACCGCGGTGATCATGTTGCCGGGGCGACGCAGGGAAAACTCACCAAGGTTGAACAGTTTGTCCTTGGTGGGGATCACGATTTGGTGCTGGGACATTTACTTATCCTCCCCGTGCTTGCAGCCGCAGCAGCCGTCGCAGCCGTTTTGAGCTTCACGGGCCTTGAGGGCCTGGATCATGGCCTTGCGGGCCTCATCGGCGGCCACGGGACCCTGATTCTGCTCGACGCTGCGCACAGCGGCGTCCATGGCGGCCGTCACATCTTCCTTGGCGGTCTGGACGGTCTTTTCCTGGGCGGCCTTGCTCATGGCCTCACGACGCTTGGTCATGCCGTAGGCGCCACCGAAGAGGATGGGCCAGAAGGCGATGATCATGGGCACGGCACCCAGGGCGCCGTAGGTCAGTTCACCCATGGGACGGTTGCCCAGGTGGGTGTCCAGACCCAGTTCCTTGAAGGTATGGCCGGCATCGGCCGTACCGGCGGCCTTGACGGCCGACGGGGTCGGCTTGGGAGCCAGGACCATCCAGGCGGTACCGCCGGCGTCCCATTCACCATAGATGTAGTCCACGTATTTGCCGGGGTTCTCGGCGATACGCTTGCGGGCGATCTTGATGAGGTCGGAACGGCGGCCGAAGGTCAGGGCGTCCATGGGGCAGGCTTCCACACAGCCGGGCAGCTTGCCTTCCTTCAGGCGGGGTTCGCAGAAGGTGCACTTCTGGACCAACGGGTCCCAGGCCTCGTCGTATTCGAAACCGGGCACATAGAAGGGGCAGGCGATCATGCAGTAACGGCAGCCCACGCACTGGGAACCGTCGTAGGTCACGCTGCCGTCAGGCTGCTTCTGGAAGCATTTGGCGAAACAGGCGGAGGCACAGGCCGGGTCGTTGCAGTGGAAGCACTGCAGCTTGCGGAACACGGGCTTGCCGCCCACTTCGTACTTGTTGACCACCGTCCAGGCATCGGCGGAGGTACGACGATGCTTGTCACAGACGGAAAGGTCGGTGAAGGGCTTTTCGGGCTTGGGCAGGTTGTTGACCTTGTTGCAAGCCTCTTCGCAGCTGCGGCAGCCGATGCAGCGGGTGGTATCGTGCAGGACGCCGTAGCTGTCTTCATAGTAAGGGAACATATGGGTGCCGCCGGCCTTGGCCACTTGTGCCGTGCCCAATGCGGAAGCGACGCCAGCGCTGCCCAGGATGGTCAGAAATTTTCTACGATCCATAATC contains these protein-coding regions:
- the hmcB gene encoding sulfate respiration complex iron-sulfur protein HmcB, which translates into the protein MDRRKFLTILGSAGVASALGTAQVAKAGGTHMFPYYEDSYGVLHDTTRCIGCRSCEEACNKVNNLPKPEKPFTDLSVCDKHRRTSADAWTVVNKYEVGGKPVFRKLQCFHCNDPACASACFAKCFQKQPDGSVTYDGSQCVGCRYCMIACPFYVPGFEYDEAWDPLVQKCTFCEPRLKEGKLPGCVEACPMDALTFGRRSDLIKIARKRIAENPGKYVDYIYGEWDAGGTAWMVLAPKPTPSAVKAAGTADAGHTFKELGLDTHLGNRPMGELTYGALGAVPMIIAFWPILFGGAYGMTKRREAMSKAAQEKTVQTAKEDVTAAMDAAVRSVEQNQGPVAADEARKAMIQALKAREAQNGCDGCCGCKHGEDK